One window of Tenacibaculum maritimum NCIMB 2154 genomic DNA carries:
- a CDS encoding WD40/YVTN/BNR-like repeat-containing protein: MILNKAYSIALSWLIIFITSCNSIAKKNIKNRNSMHWGITKISSETGANSFDYEFNQYFIQDSLTGYIIGDNGGAINHKIALQRVKGEDVTESYANCEAILFKTEDGGVSFRKRSLGKGSLQKITSDNEKNLYVIQYNYKTATLPKRYRIMYSRDLGETWQEMAFPQGKKIKTVQFYNGLKGVVAIEEDGMSKLLKTKDGGKTWEELPVKETSLSYYSMQFINEEALYVYNSTEGLRQAATINFTTGKVKIHNPNLPKGYRFSSFIKDESNGDLLSPVRNYKEGHKLMVYNHTKRELLRYDLNNAKGERVLAVHVYGNYIGALRRDNGKTHYYYSIDNGVHWVKESLPDYFTVVKPIAMYGKGLVWVKSAFNLYNLQVRTMDN, translated from the coding sequence ATGATTTTAAATAAGGCGTATAGTATTGCATTAAGTTGGCTAATTATTTTTATTACAAGTTGTAATTCAATCGCTAAAAAGAATATTAAAAATAGGAATTCAATGCATTGGGGAATCACAAAAATTTCAAGTGAAACAGGGGCTAATAGTTTTGATTATGAATTTAATCAATATTTTATACAAGACAGTCTTACTGGGTATATCATAGGAGATAATGGAGGAGCAATAAACCATAAAATAGCACTTCAACGGGTTAAAGGGGAAGATGTTACTGAGTCGTATGCGAACTGTGAGGCAATTTTATTTAAAACCGAAGATGGAGGGGTTTCATTTAGGAAGAGGTCTTTAGGAAAAGGTTCGTTGCAAAAAATAACGAGCGACAATGAAAAGAATTTGTATGTGATACAATACAATTATAAAACAGCTACCTTGCCTAAAAGGTATCGTATTATGTATTCTAGAGATTTAGGAGAAACTTGGCAAGAGATGGCTTTTCCACAAGGAAAAAAAATAAAAACAGTTCAATTTTATAATGGGTTAAAAGGGGTTGTAGCTATTGAGGAGGATGGAATGTCTAAGCTATTAAAAACAAAAGATGGCGGAAAAACATGGGAAGAATTGCCTGTAAAGGAAACGAGTTTGAGTTATTATTCGATGCAGTTTATCAATGAAGAAGCGTTGTATGTATATAATTCAACAGAAGGACTCAGGCAAGCGGCTACCATTAATTTTACAACGGGTAAAGTTAAAATACATAACCCTAATCTCCCCAAAGGATATCGGTTCTCTAGTTTTATTAAGGATGAGAGTAATGGAGATTTATTATCTCCTGTTAGAAATTATAAAGAAGGGCATAAGCTTATGGTATATAACCATACTAAGAGAGAATTATTAAGATATGATTTGAATAATGCCAAAGGAGAAAGAGTGTTAGCGGTTCATGTTTATGGAAATTATATAGGAGCTTTACGACGTGATAATGGTAAAACTCATTATTATTATAGTATTGATAATGGGGTACATTGGGTTAAAGAAAGCCTACCAGATTATTTTACAGTAGTAAAGCCGATAGCAATGTATGGAAAAGGATTGGTTTGGGTAAAATCAGCATTCAACCTGTATAATTTACAAGTACGTACAATGGACAATTGA
- a CDS encoding WD40/YVTN/BNR-like repeat-containing protein, whose amino-acid sequence MILNSAYSIALSWLIIFITSCNSIAKKNIKNRNSMHWGITKISSETGANSFDYEFNQYFIQDSLTGYIIGDNSIAEMYRSIIEKRVLKRENYEAILFKTQDGGVSFRKRSLGKGSLQKITNDNEKNLYVIQYNYKTATLPKRYRIMYSRDLGETWQEMAFPQGKKIETVQFYNGLKGVVAIEEDGMFKLLKTKDGGKTWEELPVKETSLNYYSMQFINEEALYVYNSTEGLRQTATINFTTGKVKIHNPNLPKGYQFSSFIKDDSTGSLYSEVSNYKEDHDLMLYSHQTNELISYNIENSSEQYIIDVTVSGEYIGLLRADKGIVSYYYSRDKGENWIREKMPERLSESYAAMYGKGLVWVKSAFNLYNLQVRKMDN is encoded by the coding sequence ATGATTTTAAACAGCGCGTATAGTATTGCATTAAGTTGGCTAATTATTTTTATTACAAGTTGTAATTCAATCGCTAAAAAGAATATTAAAAATAGGAATTCAATGCATTGGGGAATCACAAAAATTTCAAGTGAAACAGGGGCTAATAGTTTTGATTATGAATTTAACCAATATTTTATACAAGACAGTCTTACTGGATATATCATAGGAGATAACTCGATAGCGGAAATGTACCGATCTATTATTGAAAAAAGAGTCTTAAAAAGGGAAAACTACGAGGCAATTTTATTTAAAACCCAAGATGGAGGGGTTTCATTTAGGAAGAGGTCTTTAGGAAAAGGTTCGTTGCAAAAAATAACGAACGACAATGAAAAGAATTTGTATGTGATACAATACAATTATAAAACAGCTACCTTGCCTAAAAGGTATCGTATTATGTATTCTAGAGATTTAGGAGAGACTTGGCAAGAGATGGCTTTTCCACAAGGAAAAAAAATAGAAACAGTTCAATTTTATAATGGGTTAAAAGGAGTTGTAGCTATTGAGGAGGATGGAATGTTCAAGCTATTAAAAACAAAAGATGGCGGAAAAACATGGGAAGAATTGCCTGTAAAAGAAACGAGTTTGAATTATTATTCGATGCAGTTTATCAATGAAGAAGCGTTGTATGTATATAATTCAACAGAAGGACTCAGGCAAACGGCTACGATTAATTTTACAACGGGTAAAGTTAAAATACATAACCCTAATCTCCCCAAAGGATATCAGTTTTCTAGTTTTATTAAGGATGATAGTACGGGGAGCTTATACTCAGAGGTATCTAATTATAAAGAGGATCACGATTTGATGTTGTACAGTCATCAAACAAATGAATTGATTTCATACAATATAGAAAACAGTTCTGAACAATATATAATTGATGTTACGGTTTCAGGGGAATATATAGGGCTTTTACGAGCAGATAAAGGAATAGTGAGTTACTATTATAGTAGAGACAAGGGGGAGAATTGGATCAGAGAAAAAATGCCAGAACGTTTGTCGGAATCGTATGCAGCAATGTATGGAAAAGGATTGGTTTGGGTAAAATCAGCATTCAACCTGTATAATTTACAAGTACGTAAAATGGACAATTGA
- a CDS encoding DUF4280 domain-containing protein encodes MGLQGKLVCHGAECKCKNGNMPDKLVVKTQSKRYINDPEGSEKLMATDKEIGQPFEKKTFGQCKLQPTPSGYKPCQPNITEWTDFYRKIKLQENGGSPLLEGSKATCAIAGAPCVCITFHGQVGVPAATSFEEAEEDVISQINPVINPTTLKEEDPFKGIEAGVHEDTVIGYL; translated from the coding sequence ATGGGATTACAAGGAAAATTAGTCTGCCACGGAGCAGAATGCAAATGCAAAAATGGGAATATGCCTGACAAGCTTGTTGTAAAAACGCAAAGCAAGCGATATATAAATGATCCAGAAGGAAGTGAAAAGTTAATGGCAACTGATAAGGAAATAGGGCAGCCTTTTGAGAAAAAAACTTTTGGACAATGTAAATTGCAACCTACGCCAAGTGGTTATAAACCATGCCAACCGAATATTACAGAATGGACAGATTTTTATCGTAAAATAAAGTTACAAGAAAATGGGGGTTCTCCATTATTAGAAGGTAGTAAAGCTACTTGTGCAATAGCTGGAGCTCCTTGTGTATGCATTACTTTTCATGGGCAAGTAGGAGTGCCTGCTGCTACTAGTTTTGAAGAAGCTGAAGAAGATGTCATCAGTCAAATAAATCCTGTAATAAACCCAACCACTTTAAAAGAAGAAGATCCTTTTAAAGGTATTGAGGCAGGAGTACATGAAGATACGGTTATAGGATATTTATAA